In Aphelocoma coerulescens isolate FSJ_1873_10779 chromosome 13, UR_Acoe_1.0, whole genome shotgun sequence, the following are encoded in one genomic region:
- the IRF1 gene encoding interferon regulatory factor 1 isoform X1, whose amino-acid sequence MLSTEANMPASRMRMRPWLEMQIDSNQIPGLIWINKDKRIFQIPWKHAAKHGWDMEKDACLFRSWAIHTGRYKEGEKDPDPKTWKANFRCAMNSLPDIEEVKDKSINRGSSAVRVYRMLPPLTKHQKKERKSKSSREVRNRSKRKCYEETRLEESAESLTNTPLQDDHSGYTIHDYAEQEVEVESTAITLDLSSCEVSGSLTDWRPAMEVTMADSTNDLYQLQVSPLASSSEVTDEDEEEINPDIFKLLGPAQDWHNTSIGGKGFLTNESGTQTLCSTYGYKEQDGDINTTSGEVDLRFFDQKSSLDFSWLDTVRPTMQVIPCGL is encoded by the exons ATGCTGAGCACAGAAG CCAACATGCCAGCCTCAAGAATGCGCATGAGGCCATGGTTGGAAATGCAGATTGATTCCAATCAAATACCAGGACTGATATGGATTAACAAG GATAAGAGGATATTTCAAATTCCATGGAAACATGCAGCTAAGCACGGCTGGGACATGGAGAAGGATGCCTGCCTTTTCCGGAGCTGGGCCATTCATACAG GAAGGTATAAAGAAGGTGAGAAAGATCCTGATCCAAAAACCTGGAAGGCAAATTTCCGCTGTGCCATGAATTCCCTGCCTGACATTGAAGAAGTGAAGGATAAAAGCATCAACAGGGGCTCCAGTGCTGTCAGGGTTTACAGGATGCTGCCACCCTTGACAAAGCATCAGAAGAAAG AAAGGAAGTCAAAGTCTTCAAGAGAAGTAAGAAACAGGAGCAAGAGAAAG TGTTATGAAGAGACAAGGCTGGAAGAGTCAGCAGAAAGCTTAACCAACACTCCTTTGCAAGATGACCACAGTGGCTACACCATTCACGACTATGCTGAGCAGGAAGTGGAGGTGGAGAGCACAGCCATCACCTTAG ACCTGTCCTCCTGCGAGGTGAGCGGCTCCCTGACCGATTGGAGGCCAGCAATGGAAGTCACCATGGCTGACAGCACCAACGACCTCTACCAGCTCCAGGTGTCTCCTCTGGCTTCATCCTCTGAAG TCacagatgaagatgaagaggaAATAAATCCGGATATTTTTAAG CTGCTTGGACCAGCCCAAGACTGGCACAACACCAGCATTGGGGGGAAAGGCTTTCTCACCAATGAGTCAGGCACCCAGACCCTTTGCAGCACCTACGGCTACAAGGAGCAGGACGGGGACATCAACACGACTTCAG GAGAGGTGGATTTGAGGTTCTTTGACCAGAAAAGCAGCCTAGACTTCTCCTGGCTGGATACAGTGAGGCCAACCATGCAAGTCATTCCCTGTGGGTTGTAA
- the IRF1 gene encoding interferon regulatory factor 1 isoform X2: protein MPASRMRMRPWLEMQIDSNQIPGLIWINKDKRIFQIPWKHAAKHGWDMEKDACLFRSWAIHTGRYKEGEKDPDPKTWKANFRCAMNSLPDIEEVKDKSINRGSSAVRVYRMLPPLTKHQKKERKSKSSREVRNRSKRKCYEETRLEESAESLTNTPLQDDHSGYTIHDYAEQEVEVESTAITLDLSSCEVSGSLTDWRPAMEVTMADSTNDLYQLQVSPLASSSEVTDEDEEEINPDIFKLLGPAQDWHNTSIGGKGFLTNESGTQTLCSTYGYKEQDGDINTTSGEVDLRFFDQKSSLDFSWLDTVRPTMQVIPCGL, encoded by the exons ATGCCAGCCTCAAGAATGCGCATGAGGCCATGGTTGGAAATGCAGATTGATTCCAATCAAATACCAGGACTGATATGGATTAACAAG GATAAGAGGATATTTCAAATTCCATGGAAACATGCAGCTAAGCACGGCTGGGACATGGAGAAGGATGCCTGCCTTTTCCGGAGCTGGGCCATTCATACAG GAAGGTATAAAGAAGGTGAGAAAGATCCTGATCCAAAAACCTGGAAGGCAAATTTCCGCTGTGCCATGAATTCCCTGCCTGACATTGAAGAAGTGAAGGATAAAAGCATCAACAGGGGCTCCAGTGCTGTCAGGGTTTACAGGATGCTGCCACCCTTGACAAAGCATCAGAAGAAAG AAAGGAAGTCAAAGTCTTCAAGAGAAGTAAGAAACAGGAGCAAGAGAAAG TGTTATGAAGAGACAAGGCTGGAAGAGTCAGCAGAAAGCTTAACCAACACTCCTTTGCAAGATGACCACAGTGGCTACACCATTCACGACTATGCTGAGCAGGAAGTGGAGGTGGAGAGCACAGCCATCACCTTAG ACCTGTCCTCCTGCGAGGTGAGCGGCTCCCTGACCGATTGGAGGCCAGCAATGGAAGTCACCATGGCTGACAGCACCAACGACCTCTACCAGCTCCAGGTGTCTCCTCTGGCTTCATCCTCTGAAG TCacagatgaagatgaagaggaAATAAATCCGGATATTTTTAAG CTGCTTGGACCAGCCCAAGACTGGCACAACACCAGCATTGGGGGGAAAGGCTTTCTCACCAATGAGTCAGGCACCCAGACCCTTTGCAGCACCTACGGCTACAAGGAGCAGGACGGGGACATCAACACGACTTCAG GAGAGGTGGATTTGAGGTTCTTTGACCAGAAAAGCAGCCTAGACTTCTCCTGGCTGGATACAGTGAGGCCAACCATGCAAGTCATTCCCTGTGGGTTGTAA